The following proteins come from a genomic window of Frankia casuarinae:
- a CDS encoding MarR family winged helix-turn-helix transcriptional regulator, translating into MAGQAGQAGQAGQAGQAGQAGQAGQAGQAGQEDRWEHWLVHLLWAVSIRTSLLGEAALGDSPLSLASLGMLENLNARPGLTIAELSRRAPQTQQALSQIAARLEKLGCIERKLVPGSRGIGLYLTDAGARARVSAHETVEAFEAHIADALGTDRYQRLIESLAAAQPIIRALKPEPAAAVEAT; encoded by the coding sequence ATGGCAGGTCAGGCAGGTCAGGCAGGTCAGGCAGGTCAGGCAGGTCAGGCAGGTCAGGCAGGTCAGGCAGGTCAGGCAGGTCAGGCAGGTCAGGAGGACCGTTGGGAGCACTGGCTCGTGCACTTGCTGTGGGCCGTCTCGATCCGCACGTCGCTGCTGGGAGAAGCCGCGCTCGGGGACAGTCCGCTCTCGCTGGCCAGCCTGGGAATGCTGGAGAATCTCAACGCGCGCCCGGGCCTCACCATCGCCGAGCTCAGCCGGCGCGCACCACAGACCCAGCAGGCGCTGAGCCAGATCGCCGCGCGGCTGGAAAAGCTCGGCTGCATCGAGCGCAAGCTGGTTCCCGGCAGCCGCGGCATCGGCCTGTACCTCACTGACGCGGGCGCCCGCGCCCGCGTCAGTGCCCACGAGACGGTTGAGGCATTCGAGGCGCATATTGCCGACGCCCTGGGCACCGACCGGTATCAGCGTCTGATCGAGTCGCTCGCGGCGGCGCAGCCGATCATCCGGGCGCTGAAGCCTGAGCCCGCCGCAGCCGTCGAGGCAACCTAG
- a CDS encoding LamB/YcsF family protein: MGDQRDPGRRERPRPDRATTGEADPPNPVEPPPPAGRAHPVAPPPPADPPRPLDLNADLGEGFGVWRLTEDEALLDLVTSANIACGFHAGDPATMRRTCEQAVRCGVRIGAQVSYRDLAGFGRRRIDMDPDDLRDDVLYQLGALDAFARTAGDRVRYVKPHGALYNAIVTDEEQAQAVVEAIRCYDATLPVLGLPGSAWLRRASEAGLTAVGEAFADRDYTAAGTLVSRRTAGAVLHDPDVIVARGVRMAIKGVVVSQQGTPVDVGARSLCVHGDTPGAVEMVRRLRQALFDAGVPLIPFS, translated from the coding sequence ATGGGCGACCAGCGAGATCCCGGCAGGCGGGAGCGACCTCGGCCAGACCGGGCGACCACCGGGGAGGCCGATCCACCGAACCCGGTCGAGCCACCGCCTCCGGCCGGACGGGCACATCCCGTCGCACCACCGCCTCCGGCGGATCCGCCGCGTCCCCTCGATCTCAACGCCGACCTCGGCGAGGGTTTCGGGGTCTGGCGCCTCACCGAGGACGAGGCCCTACTCGACCTGGTCACCAGCGCCAACATCGCCTGCGGGTTCCATGCCGGCGACCCCGCGACGATGCGGCGGACGTGCGAGCAGGCGGTCCGCTGCGGAGTCCGCATCGGCGCCCAGGTCAGCTACCGCGACCTCGCCGGCTTCGGTCGTCGCCGCATCGACATGGACCCCGACGATCTACGTGACGACGTCCTCTATCAGCTCGGCGCGCTGGACGCCTTCGCCCGGACGGCCGGCGACCGGGTTCGCTACGTCAAGCCGCACGGCGCCCTCTACAACGCCATCGTCACCGACGAGGAGCAGGCGCAGGCCGTCGTCGAGGCCATCCGCTGCTACGACGCGACGCTGCCGGTCCTGGGCCTGCCCGGATCGGCGTGGTTGCGGCGCGCGAGCGAGGCCGGCCTGACCGCGGTCGGCGAGGCGTTCGCCGACCGCGACTACACGGCCGCGGGCACTCTGGTCTCCCGGCGCACGGCCGGCGCCGTCCTGCACGATCCCGACGTCATCGTCGCGCGCGGCGTGCGGATGGCGATCAAGGGCGTGGTCGTCAGCCAGCAGGGCACACCGGTGGACGTCGGCGCCCGCTCTCTCTGCGTGCACGGGGACACGCCGGGCGCGGTCGAGATGGTCAGACGGCTGCGCCAAGCCCTGTTCGACGCGGGTGTCCCCCTGATCCCGTTCAGCTGA
- a CDS encoding alpha/beta fold hydrolase has protein sequence MRSEYARVGGHRLHYWTGGPDDGTPVLLWHGFLATGYAWRGVAPALADAGMRVLVIDMLGYGDSDKPGGTDPYSARALAEQVRALTARSGFGAGRPILHVGHDMGAPPALLWAASHPEETRGLVYAEAPTMLGGPLRDVLAYAPGTMTTGSMWWWILPLAPGVPQALIVGREEAFLRWFYDGPAGAPRAFDEATVAEYLRTFSGPAGVLGSMGVYRAAFASIAQTEPLLVHPTPVPVLAVGGERGLGQQVGRMLSPVASRLSTSILDGAGHFLPEEEPERLAAAITLFNDRI, from the coding sequence TTGCGATCGGAATACGCCCGGGTCGGCGGCCACCGCCTGCACTACTGGACCGGCGGCCCAGACGACGGGACCCCGGTGCTGCTGTGGCATGGCTTCCTCGCCACCGGCTACGCCTGGCGCGGGGTCGCCCCCGCCCTGGCCGACGCCGGAATGCGCGTCCTCGTCATCGACATGCTCGGCTACGGCGACAGCGACAAGCCGGGCGGCACCGATCCCTACAGCGCACGCGCGCTGGCCGAGCAGGTCCGCGCCCTGACCGCCCGCAGCGGGTTCGGCGCCGGCCGGCCCATCCTGCACGTCGGGCACGACATGGGGGCGCCCCCGGCCCTGCTGTGGGCCGCCAGCCACCCAGAAGAGACCCGAGGCCTGGTCTACGCCGAGGCGCCCACCATGCTCGGCGGCCCGTTGCGGGACGTCCTGGCCTACGCCCCGGGCACCATGACCACAGGGTCCATGTGGTGGTGGATCTTGCCGCTGGCCCCGGGAGTGCCGCAGGCACTGATCGTGGGGCGTGAGGAAGCCTTCCTGCGCTGGTTCTACGACGGCCCGGCGGGAGCGCCCCGTGCGTTCGACGAGGCCACGGTGGCCGAATACCTGCGCACCTTCTCCGGGCCGGCCGGGGTACTCGGCTCCATGGGCGTCTACCGCGCCGCGTTCGCCAGCATCGCGCAAACCGAGCCGCTGCTCGTACACCCGACCCCCGTCCCCGTCCTCGCCGTGGGCGGCGAACGGGGCCTGGGCCAGCAGGTCGGCCGGATGCTGTCGCCGGTGGCCTCGCGCCTTAGCACGTCCATCCTCGACGGCGCCGGGCATTTCCTGCCCGAGGAAGAGCCCGAGCGGCTCGCCGCGGCCATCACCCTGTTCAACGACCGGATCTGA
- a CDS encoding cupin domain-containing protein — translation MSFTPHTASPATQPATQPATRGYVLGPDEGNPYHWLGTLSLTKVMGSVTTGNLDIVDHRVPPGYAPPPHVHRDSDEVFFLIDGHLEVHCGDDAWEAGPGSLLFLPRGVPHRFVNADQPARTLLINAPASFADLVVAIGDPAPGLDMPGPDAPVPSTEEIFAQSQWYGINPA, via the coding sequence ATGAGCTTCACCCCGCACACCGCCAGCCCGGCGACGCAGCCGGCGACGCAGCCCGCGACGCGCGGCTACGTCCTTGGCCCGGATGAGGGCAACCCCTATCACTGGCTCGGCACCCTCAGCCTGACCAAGGTGATGGGCTCGGTCACCACCGGCAACCTCGACATCGTCGACCACCGCGTTCCGCCCGGCTACGCGCCCCCGCCACACGTGCACCGCGACTCCGACGAGGTGTTCTTCCTGATCGACGGGCACCTGGAGGTGCACTGCGGCGACGACGCGTGGGAGGCCGGGCCCGGCTCGCTGCTCTTCCTGCCGCGGGGGGTCCCGCACCGCTTCGTCAACGCCGACCAGCCTGCCCGCACCCTGCTGATCAACGCGCCCGCCTCGTTCGCGGACCTGGTCGTCGCCATCGGCGACCCCGCGCCCGGCCTTGACATGCCCGGCCCGGACGCGCCGGTGCCGTCAACGGAGGAGATCTTCGCCCAGTCGCAGTGGTACGGCATCAACCCCGCGTGA
- a CDS encoding pyridoxamine 5'-phosphate oxidase family protein has protein sequence MPSMLRPTRSSDRVSHEREAVHSVLDEALVCHVGLVVHGQPHVLPTMHVRADDLVYVHASSAARLAILARSAPIRMCMTVSLLDGVVLARSAFHHSLNYRSVVIHADARLVRDDEEKTRALAMLVDRVGAGRSDQCRHDHDPASRRLANVFTKEELIHLAAMSPRRTGSSPTIPSHHSRATHRGEGPTNPAEHAFEAGRGSIISILIWHRSWSVAASRPGGR, from the coding sequence ATGCCCAGTATGTTGCGACCCACCCGCAGCTCCGATCGAGTCAGCCACGAGCGCGAGGCTGTGCACAGCGTTCTGGACGAGGCACTCGTCTGCCACGTCGGCCTGGTCGTACACGGGCAGCCGCATGTCCTGCCCACGATGCACGTCCGCGCCGACGATCTTGTGTACGTGCACGCCTCCAGCGCGGCAAGGCTGGCCATTCTGGCGAGATCCGCGCCGATCCGGATGTGTATGACCGTATCGCTTCTCGACGGCGTTGTCCTGGCTCGTTCCGCTTTCCATCATTCACTGAACTATCGTTCGGTGGTGATCCACGCCGATGCCCGTCTGGTCCGGGACGACGAGGAGAAGACGCGGGCGCTGGCCATGCTGGTGGATCGCGTCGGGGCCGGGCGTTCGGACCAGTGCCGCCACGATCACGACCCCGCCAGCCGGAGATTGGCGAACGTCTTCACCAAGGAGGAACTCATCCACCTCGCTGCCATGAGCCCCCGCCGGACGGGATCGTCGCCCACGATTCCCTCCCACCACAGTCGAGCGACTCACCGTGGGGAGGGTCCCACCAACCCTGCGGAACATGCGTTCGAGGCCGGCCGTGGTTCGATCATTTCGATCCTTATCTGGCATCGTTCCTGGTCAGTTGCCGCGTCCCGACCGGGCGGACGGTGA